Proteins co-encoded in one Bacteroidales bacterium genomic window:
- the rplX gene encoding 50S ribosomal protein L24: protein MKKKMHIKKGDTVIVIAGESKGMRGRVLRVDYKNDKAIVEGVNMISKHERPNAKNPNGGIIKKEAPITISNLMYVDSSNKPTRIGRKVNADGKIVRYSKKTGEEIK from the coding sequence ATGAAGAAAAAAATGCATATAAAAAAGGGTGATACAGTAATTGTTATTGCCGGTGAATCAAAAGGGATGCGTGGTAGAGTGCTCAGGGTAGATTATAAAAATGATAAAGCTATTGTGGAAGGAGTTAATATGATTTCCAAACACGAACGCCCAAATGCTAAAAATCCTAATGGAGGAATCATTAAAAAAGAAGCCCCGATTACAATATCAAATTTGATGTATGTTGATTCGTCTAATAAACCTACCCGTATCGGTAGAAAAGTTAATGCAGACGGAAAAATTGTTCGTTATTCTAAAAAAACCGGAGAGGAGATTAAATAA
- the rplE gene encoding 50S ribosomal protein L5, whose protein sequence is MEYTPRLKTKYNDEIIANLTKQFEYKTVMQVPKLTKICLNQGIGGAIADKKLIDYGIEEMTAIAGQRAVSTKSKKDISNFKLRKNMPVGVRVTLRGHRMYEFLDRLISVSIPRIRDFKGINDKGFDGRGNYSMGVTEQIIFPEINIDKVNKINGMDITFVTTAQTDKECLELLKQFGLPFKNQNK, encoded by the coding sequence ATGGAATATACACCAAGACTTAAAACAAAATATAACGATGAGATAATTGCTAATCTAACAAAGCAATTTGAATATAAAACGGTTATGCAAGTGCCAAAACTTACTAAGATTTGCTTAAATCAAGGTATTGGGGGGGCTATTGCAGATAAAAAACTCATCGATTACGGTATAGAAGAAATGACCGCTATAGCAGGTCAAAGAGCCGTATCTACAAAAAGTAAAAAAGATATCTCTAACTTCAAATTGCGTAAAAATATGCCGGTAGGTGTTAGAGTTACTCTTAGAGGTCATAGAATGTATGAATTTTTAGATCGTCTTATATCGGTTTCAATTCCTCGTATAAGAGATTTTAAAGGCATTAACGATAAAGGTTTCGATGGTAGAGGTAATTACTCAATGGGTGTTACCGAACAAATAATCTTTCCTGAAATTAATATCGATAAAGTTAATAAAATCAACGGTATGGATATTACATTCGTTACAACAGCACAAACCGATAAAGAGTGTTTAGAGTTATTAAAACAATTCGGCTTACCATTTAAAAATCAAAATAAATAA
- the rpsN gene encoding 30S ribosomal protein S14, with product MAKESMKAREVKRAKLVAKYADKRAKLLAEGDYVGLQKLPRNASPVRLHNRCKLTGRPKGYIRKFGISRINFREMALKGLIPGVKKASW from the coding sequence ATGGCAAAAGAATCAATGAAAGCTCGCGAAGTAAAGAGAGCAAAACTTGTAGCAAAATATGCTGATAAACGTGCTAAATTATTGGCGGAAGGTGATTATGTAGGTTTACAAAAATTACCAAGAAACGCTTCGCCGGTACGTTTACACAACAGATGTAAATTAACAGGTCGTCCAAAAGGTTATATCAGGAAATTCGGGATATCCAGAATCAACTTCAGAGAAATGGCTCTGAAAGGTTTAATACCCGGAGTTAAAAAAGCCAGTTGGTAG
- the rpsH gene encoding 30S ribosomal protein S8: protein MLTDPIADYLTRIRNAVMAKKDMVEIPSSKLKKSMTEILYNKGYILDYKFEDEFPGSIKIALKYHPVTKLPAITKLTRVSKPGLRKYVGADELPRVLNGLGIAILSTSKGVITDKEARELNVGGEVICYIS from the coding sequence ATGTTAACGGATCCAATTGCAGATTATTTAACACGTATCAGAAACGCCGTTATGGCTAAAAAAGATATGGTGGAAATTCCTTCATCTAAATTGAAGAAATCTATGACCGAGATATTATACAATAAAGGATATATCTTGGATTACAAATTCGAAGACGAATTTCCGGGAAGCATTAAGATAGCGTTGAAGTACCATCCGGTTACTAAATTACCCGCTATAACTAAGCTAACCCGAGTTAGTAAACCTGGTTTAAGAAAATATGTTGGAGCTGATGAATTACCGCGTGTTCTCAACGGCTTAGGCATTGCCATCTTATCAACATCGAAAGGTGTTATTACAGATAAAGAAGCCCGTGAATTGAACGTAGGCGGTGAAGTCATTTGTTACATTAGTTAG
- the rplF gene encoding 50S ribosomal protein L6, whose protein sequence is MSRIGKAPITIPTGVTVTVSGENLVTVKGPKGELKQQVDPAIAVKIEGTEILVQRPSDEKEYRSKHGLYRALIQNMVTGVSEGYRIVQELVGVGYKAEAKGQILELSLGYSHNIHLELCPEVKVETITERGKNPLIILTSNDKQLIGQVAAKIRSFRKPEPYKGKGIKFQNEVLRKKAGKSAAK, encoded by the coding sequence ATGTCAAGAATAGGTAAAGCCCCGATAACAATCCCCACTGGTGTAACAGTTACTGTTTCCGGTGAAAATTTGGTAACCGTAAAAGGTCCAAAAGGAGAATTAAAACAACAAGTTGATCCTGCTATCGCTGTTAAGATAGAAGGTACGGAAATATTAGTTCAACGTCCGAGTGATGAAAAAGAGTATCGTTCAAAACACGGTCTATACCGCGCTCTTATTCAAAATATGGTTACAGGCGTTTCCGAAGGATATAGAATAGTACAAGAATTAGTAGGCGTTGGTTATAAAGCTGAAGCTAAAGGTCAAATTCTTGAATTGTCTTTAGGTTATTCTCATAACATCCATTTGGAATTATGTCCCGAAGTTAAAGTTGAAACTATTACGGAAAGAGGTAAAAATCCATTAATTATATTAACATCTAACGATAAACAATTAATCGGACAAGTTGCCGCTAAAATCAGATCTTTCAGAAAACCTGAACCGTACAAAGGTAAAGGTATTAAGTTCCAAAATGAAGTGTTACGTAAAAAAGCAGGTAAATCAGCAGCTAAGTAA